A stretch of the Pongo pygmaeus isolate AG05252 chromosome 16, NHGRI_mPonPyg2-v2.0_pri, whole genome shotgun sequence genome encodes the following:
- the ANPEP gene encoding aminopeptidase N, producing MAKGFYISKSLGILGIILGVAAVCTIIALSVVYSQEKNKNANSSPEASTTPSASGTTNPTSATTLDQSKAWNRYRLPNTLKPDSYQVTLRPYLTPNERGLYVFKGSSTVRFTCKEATDVIIIHSKKLNYTLSQEHRVVLRGVGGSQPPSIDKTELVEPTEYLVVHLKGSLVKDSQYEMDSEFEGELADDLAGFYRSEYMEGNVKKVVATTQMQAADARKSFPCFDEPAMKAEFNITIIHPKDLTALSNMLPKGPSTPLPEDPNWNVTEFQTTPKMSTYLLAFIVSEFDYVEKQAANDVLIRIWARPSAIAAGHGDYALNVTGPILNFFAGHYDTPYPLPKSDQIGLPDFNAGAMENWGLVTYRENSLLFDPLSSSSSNKERVVTVIAHELAHQWFGNLVTIEWWNDLWLNEGFASYVEYLGADYAEPTWNLKDLMVLNDVYRVMAVDALASSHPLSTPTSEINTPAQISELFDSISYSKGASVLRMLSSFLSEDVFKQGLASYLHTFAYQNTIYLNLWDHLQEAVNNRSIQLPTTVRDIMDRWTLQMGFPVITVDTSTGTLSQEHFLLDPDSNVTRPSEFNYVWIVPITSIRDGRQQPDYWLMDVRAQNNLFRTSGNEWVLLNLNVTGYYQVNYDEENWRKIQTQLQTDHLAIPVINRAQIINDAFNLASAHKVPVTLALNNTLFLIEETEYMPWEAALSSMSYFKLMFDRSEVYGPMKNYLKKQVTPLFIHFRNNTNNWREIPENLMDQYNEINAISTACSNGVPECEEMVSGLFKQWMENPNNNPIHPNLRSTIYCNAIAQGGEEEWDFAWEQFRNATLVNEADKLRAALACSKEVWILNRYLSYTLNPDLIRKQDATSTIISITNNVIGQGLVWDFIQSNWKKLFNDYGGGSFSFSNLIQAVTRRFSTEYELQQLEQFKKDNEEIGFGSGTRALEQALEKTKANIKWVKENKEVVLQWFTENSK from the exons ATGGCCAAGGGCTTCTACATTTCCAAGTCCCTGGGCATCTTGGGGATCATCCTGGGCGTGGCAGCCGTGTGCACGATCATCGCACTGTCAGTGGTGTACTCCCAGGAGAAGAACAAGAACGCCAACAGCTCCCCCGAGGCCTCCACCACCCCGTCCGCCTCAGGAACCACCAACCCCACCTCGGCCACCACCTTGGACCAAAGTAAAGCGTGGAATCGTTACCGCCTCCCCAACACGCTGAAACCCGATTCCTACCAGGTGACGCTGAGACCGTACCTCACCCCCAACGAAAGGGGCCTGTATGTTTTTAAGGGCTCCAGCACTGTCCGTTTCACCTGCAAGGAGGCCACTGACGTCATCATCATCCACAGCAAGAAGCTCAACTACACCCTCAGCCAGGAGCACAGGGTGGTCCTGCGTGGTGTGGGAGGCTCCCAGCCCCCCAGCATTGACAAGACCGAGCTGGTGGAGCCCACCGAGTACCTGGTGGTGCACCTCAAGGGCTCCCTGGTGAAGGACAGCCAGTATGAGATGGACAGCGAGTTCGAGGGGGAGTTGGCAGATGACCTGGCGGGCTTCTACCGCAGCGAGTACATGGAGGGCAATGTCAAAAA GGTGGTGGCCACAACACAGATGCAGGCCGCAGATGCCCGGAAGTCCTTCCCATGCTTCGATGAGCCGGCCATGAAGGCCGAGTTCAACATCACGATTATCCACCCCAAGGACCTGACAGCCCTGTCCAACATGCTTCCCAAAG GTCCCAGCACCCCACTTCCAGAAGACCCCAACTGGAATGTCACTGAGTTCCAGACCACGCCCAAGATGTCCACGTACTTGCTGGCCTTCATTGTCAGTGAGTTCGACTACGTGGAGAAGCAGGCAGCCAATGATGTCTTG ATCCGGATCTGGGCCCGGCCCAGTGCCATTGCAGCAGGCCACGGCGATTATGCCCTGAACGTGACAGGCCCCATCCTTAACTTCTTTGCTGGTCATTATGACACACCCTACCCACTCCCAAAATCAG ACCAGATTGGCCTGCCCGACTTCAACGCCGGCGCCATGGAGAACTGGGGACTGGTGACCTACCGGGAGAACTCCCTGCTGTTCGACCCCCTGTCCTCCTCCAGCAGCAACAAGGAGCGGGTGGTCACTGTGATTGCTCATGAGCTGGCCCACCAG TGGTTCGGGAACCTGGTGACCATAGAGTGGTGGAATGACCTGTGGCTGAACGAGGGCTTCGCCTCGTACGTGGAGTACCTGGGTGCTGACTATGCGGAGCCCACCTGGAACTTG AAAGACCTCATGGTGCTGAATGATGTGTACCGCGTGATGGCCGTGGATGCACTGGCCTCCTCTCACCCGCTGTCCACTCCCACCTCGGAGATCAACACGCCGGCCCAGATCAGTGAGCTGTTTGACTCCATCTCCTACAGCAAG ggcgCCTCAGTCCTCAGGATGCTCTCCAGCTTCCTGTCCGAGGACGTATTCAAGCAGGGCCTGGCA TCCTACCTCCACACCTTTGCCTACCAGAACACCATCTACCTGAACCTGTGGGACCACCTGCAGGAG GCTGTGAACAACAGGTCCATCCAACTCCCCACCACCGTGCGCGACATCATGGACCGCTGGACCCTGCAGATGGGCTTCCCGGTCATCACGGTGGATACCAGCACGGGGACCCTTTCCCAGGAGCACTTCCTCCTTGACCCCGATTCCAATGTTACCCGCCCCTCAGAATTCAA CTACGTGTGGATTGTGCCCATCACATCCATCAGAGATGGCAGACAGCAGCCGGACTACTGGCTGATGGATGTAAGAG CCCAGAACAATCTCTTCAGAACATCAGGCAATGAGTGGGTCCTGCTGAACCTCAATGTGACGGGCTATTACCAGGTGAACTATGACGAAGAGAACTGGAGGAAGATTCAGACTCAGCTGCAGACAGACCACTTG GCCATCCCTGTCATCAATCGGGCACAGATCATTAATGACGCCTTCAACCTGGCCAG TGCCCATAAGGTCCCTGTCACTCTGGCGCTGAACAACACCCTCTTCCTGATTGAAGAGACAGAGTACATGCCCTGGGAGGCCGCCCTGAGCAGCATGAGCTACTTCAAGCTCATGTTCGACCGCTCCGAGGTCTATGGCCCCATGAAG AACTACCTGAAGAAGCAGGTCACACCCCTCTTCATTCACTTCAGAAATAATACCAACAACTGGAGGGAGATCCCAGAAAACCTGATGGACCA GTACAATGAGATTAATGCCATCAGCACCGCCTGCTCCAACGGAGTTCCAGAGTGTGAGGAGATGGTCTCTGGCCTTTTCAAGCAGTGGATGGAGAACCCCAATAATAACCC GATCCACCCCAACCTGCGGTCCACCATCTACTGCAACGCTATCGCCCAGGGCGGTGAGGAGGAGTGGGACTTCGCCTGGGAGCAGTTCCGAAATGCCACACTGGTCAATGAGGCTGACAAGCTCCGGGCGGCCCTGGCCTGCAGCAAAGAGGTGTGGATCCTGAACAG GTACCTGAGCTACACCCTGAACCCTGACTTAATCCGGAAGCAGGACGCCACCTCTACCATCATCAGCATTACCAACAACGTCATTGGGCAAGGTCTGGTCTGGGACTTTATCCAGAGCAACTGGAAGAAGCTTTTTAACGA tTACGGTGGTGGTTCGTTCTCCTTCTCCAACCTCATCCAGGCAGTGACACGACGATTCTCCACCGAGTACGAGCTGCAGCAG